GTCGGCGATCCGCACCATCAGTGGCCCGGTCTTGTCGCCCTTCTCCAGCATGCCGAGGCGCCGCAGGGTGTCGCGAGAGACCACCACCGAGGCCTGGTTGATGTCGGGATAGCCGTCCAGCAGGCCCCGAACCCAGACGGTCTTGCCGTTCAGACTGGCCTGGTCTCCCAGCTTCACGCCGAGGCGGCCCAGCGCCGAGCGGTCGACGGCCACCGCGTTGGGCTCCAGCAGGGCCACCCGCACGCTCTCCGGATAGTCGACGGGCAGGGTGAGCGCGCCCGGCTCGGTGTCGACCATGTTGACCTGCACGAAGGTGGTGATCTGCTTGGTCTTGCCCTTGGCGTGGTTGGTCCAGCGGCCGCCGCCGCCGTCGAAGCTGGCCACCTGCAGGACGGCGGGGTTCAGATAGGCCTGCGGTCCGATGCGGCGCGGCAGGCTGGAGGGGCCGGAATTGATCAGGCTCTCGGACTTGGCCGGCATGATCATCAGGTCGGCGCGAGAGCGGTCGATGGTGGCGGTCGCCGCCCGCACGATGCCCGTGAACATGCCGACCTGGGCCAGGATCAGCAGGCCCGAAAAGGCCAGCGCGATCACGGCGGCCATGTACCGGCGCCATTCATAGATGAGCGTGGCCAAGGCCAGTGACATCGGGTCCCTCCAACGGCGCCAGCATGTGTGCGAGACGCCGGCCGCAACCTAGTTAAAACGCCGTAAGGCGGCGGTTTCGGGGCGCTAATCGCATGAATTATAAGTAACTTTCCGCCGGGCTGGCGGTTAAGTCCTTGATCCATAAAGCCCCTGGCAGGGGTCCGTCTCGTTGTCGCAGATCGCGCCCCGCGACGTCCCCGGGGACCGCGGCGCCGAAGAGCGGTCGCCGGGGTGAGCGGAGTATTGGGCGATCCGGATTTTAGCTTTCGAACCAGCACACCCACTCCCGTCCTCCCCGGGCTTGTCCCGGGGACCCATGATCTCCGCCTCGCCGCAGGTCGCACGGCGGTCGCCATGGGCGCTTGCTGAACCTCGGAGATCCTGGGTGGCCGGGACAAGCCCGGCCATGACGATCAAAAGTGGGGGTGGCCCTGGCCAAGGACATGCAGCTTCGCGGGACGCCCTAGTCGTCGAACTGCACCGGTGATGCGGCCCGCGGCGACCTGAGTGAGTCGTCGGCGGACCACCTGACTTGGTGAAAGCGTGGATGGTGTCCCAGCGCCTCGCCCAATCGGGTCATAACATCGATGTAGATGGCGTTTGGTGGCCGCTTGAAGAACTTTTCCGTCAGGGTCCGGGACAGGTCTTCACAGCTAAGGAGAAAAGTGTCCAACGCCGTCACCTGACACCAGAACCGGCGCTCGGACGCCCAGAAATCAAACCCCCAGCCGTGTTCGTCAAACTCTGGTGGCGAAACCCGGAAGCCAAAACCCTTCAGTATGTCGACGATCGTTTCCGTGACGGCTCGCCCACCGAACTGCAGGACGCCATCCTTGTCCTCGACCCCATCCTCAGGAAAGTCGCTTGTGAACTCCGCCAGCGGCAGGATTCTCATCGCCGGTTCTCCTGGTCAAAACCATCATAGGTAACGGCGGCAGCGCCAAGTCCCGCGCTTCCGGCTGCGGCCTTCAAAGGGGCCGGCGCGCCGTACCATGCGCGCTCCAGGCCATCATATTTCTCAAGCCCAAGATCATTGCCCCGCCAGCCACCTGTGGGTTCAAATTTGGGCAACCTTGCACCGTAAAACTGAGGATCGACCTGGAAGTGGAGCTCGTAGAAGTCACCTCTGCTGATGTTTCGGGGTTTCAGCACGTTGAACGGGCTTTCAATGAACCATTCCGGCGGCTTCTTGCCGACAATGGCTTTGGGCAGCGGAACGGACCGGTACTTTTCCGGGAGTGTGAAGCTTCGCTTGACGTAGTGATGCCCCATGCCCTCGTAGGGCTCAGCTAGATAAGCGGCTTGGATTGGATCGAAGCCTTGCTTGAGGCGCTTGGCTACCTGCGCCTCTTTCGACAGATGGCCTAGGCCTGCGAATTCCTTAGCAACCGCGCCGCCGTACAGGGTTGATCCAACGTCGAACGCCAGTTCGCCTTGGTTCTTTCCGATCTCGTAGTTGCGCTTCCACTCCCCGCCGATCGTGTCGGCCTTCGGGGTTGCGGACGGATCGAGGTTGATCTGAGCCTGTCGGTAAGCCGCAGCGGCTTCATCGACGACGCCACGGGGGTTCGAGATGCCGGCGCGCAGATAACCCGCGGCTCGCCCACCGGCGTCGAGCACGTCATTCCATGCGGCCTCCCCAGGGGGCGAGGTGAAGGAATCGGCCGGATTGAGGAGGCGGGCTCCAAAGACGGCGCTGTCACCAAGGTCACGGACTGTATTTCGAGCGCCTCGGAATACCCCGGCGACTTGACCCACCGGTTGGGCGACCAACCTAACGGCGGTCTGCCCGGCGTAGTCCAGCAGGCCGGAGTCCTTGGCAGCCGTGCTAGTCGGCGTCGGCTTCCTGATTGGCATTGGCGCTGCGCGCCCTTGCTGCGCCGGCGACTTGCCTTGCTTCAGAAGGTTAGCGCCAAGCGCCAGCACATCGCTGGGCCGCGTCGCGGCGAGCTTCTGGCCGGTCTTGGTGGCCCGTTCCCAGGCCTCACGCCCGGCAGCCTCGGCGTCCTGGGCCAGTTGCCGGGCGTCAGCGTTCCGCTGAGCCATCCAGGCTTCGATATCGTCTAATACATCCGCGCGTCGCTGCGCTGGCTGTCGTTCAGCCATAGAGCATCCTCACCTCAATTCAGGGAAACGATTGCTCAGCGCCGCTGAGTTCGACCTGAACTATGGGGCAAAACGCTCAAATGTTCAAGAACAAAAGAAGAACAAATGGGGCGCTCGACCCCTACCGCAACCCCGTCGCCTTCGCCTCGCCACGGTCCCTGGACCAGCGGTAGACCAGCAGAGCCACGATCGCCGCGCGCAGTCCCCACAGCAGCAGATCGCTCGTCCCCGCCGGCGCCAGCAGGCTGACCGGGAGGCCGGCGAACAGCAGCAGCTTCAGGCTCCAGCGGCGCCAGAGGCGGGCCCGGTAGCCTGATCGCCAGGCCGCATGCTCGGCATCCTCCTCGGAGGCCGAGCCGGTCAGCACGCCATCCGGCACAACGATCCGCTCCGCCCTCGGGGCAGGGGAGGGCGCAACCGCCCGCGCCACCGGCGGCGCATAGGTCGGAACCTGGCGGCGTCCAAAGCTCATGGCGCCAGGATGCGCCGCCAGTCTGAACGCCCGGTTAGTCCGGCTTGCCGAAGGGGGTGCTATCGAAGATCGACTGCTCGTCCGGCGTCATCTCCACCGGCACGTCGGCGAACAGCGGGGTGGAGAGGTAGCGCTCCCCGGTGTCGGGCAGCATGCACAGGATGTTGGCCCCCTTGGGCGC
The sequence above is drawn from the Phenylobacterium glaciei genome and encodes:
- a CDS encoding ABC transporter permease is translated as MSLALATLIYEWRRYMAAVIALAFSGLLILAQVGMFTGIVRAATATIDRSRADLMIMPAKSESLINSGPSSLPRRIGPQAYLNPAVLQVASFDGGGGRWTNHAKGKTKQITTFVQVNMVDTEPGALTLPVDYPESVRVALLEPNAVAVDRSALGRLGVKLGDQASLNGKTVWVRGLLDGYPDINQASVVVSRDTLRRLGMLEKGDKTGPLMVRIADPAQAELVRDQMNAVSKGTYRVWTRAELAKANEGALLKEQIIGIFLGFSVFLGFLIGVGITSQTLRGAILANIKEFASLRALGVSMGSLRLIVVELSFWVGVVGLGATALFTTGVYFLAKGAGLPMGFPINAVIGVAILLMAISMASGLMAMGILKKSQPADLLR